The Ignavibacteria bacterium nucleotide sequence TTGAAAGCATAAAAATTTTCGATGTCGCTAAAATGGTTGAACAAGTAGGTGCGAAAGCAATTACCATTCACTGCCGTACGAGATCGCAAGGGCACAAAGGTGATCCAGATTGGAATTGGATTCCGCGTGTTAAAGAAATGGTGAACATTCCAGTAATTTTGAATGGTGGTGTTCTCGGACCTGAAGATGCGGAACGCGCTTTTAACGAAACTGATTGTGATGCTGTTATGATTGCACGTGGAGCGATTGCAAATCCATGGATATTTGCACAAACGAAGCAACTGCTCTTAACAGGTAAATACGACGATGAAGTATCAATTTATCAACGAATTGATTTGATGGTTGAGCATTTGAGACTCTCGTGCGAGAGTAAAGGAGAACGTAGAGGTGTACTTGAATTCAGAAAATATTATTCCGGCTATCTTAAGGGATTTTATAATTCGGCAAAACTTCGATCTGAATTAATGTCATTTCTCACGATAAAAGATGTTGTCGAACACCTTGAAGCGTTCAGATCAATTATTCAACAGAATTATGACCAATTTGATCAAAATAAACAACAAGTACTCAATCCATGAACAAAGCGGCGCGATTAATTTCAACAGTATTTTTACCACCAACGTTTTCGCTTTTTAATTTTGTGTTCCTAAATTTTTATTTTTTACAGAATGATTTTGATTTATTTCTGAATTTGGTTATAACTATCACTGCGACGGTTATTCTCCCAATAATTTATTTTGTTCTTCAAAGAAGAAGGGGAATTATTCTTGATAATGACGCAGTCATAAAGGAACAACGAAACGGTACTTACCTATTTACAATCATAATTTTTTTTATCGCCGCAATACTTTTACTTCTAAACCTTGCTCCTGCGTTTGTCACTGCATTGATGCTTTGTTATGCAGTAAACACAACTTTAGTTTATTTTGTAAATGCAATTTATAAAATCAGTATTCATACTTTTACCGCTGCAGGATCATTCGCTTTGTTTACTCTAATCTCTCCGATTCTATCACTTGTGTTGTTTATTATTTTGATGCTTGTTATGTGGTCAAGAATTCAATTAAAAGTCCATACTGCAGGTCAGGTAGCGCTCGGTTTGGTTTGCGGGATCTCATTGACTTTAATTGGCATGAAATATTTTGTTATCATACTCGAGCTATGGAATTAAAAGAAGCATTAAAACATTTAGAAGAGATCAGTTTTTATTTTGAGTTGAAAGGCGAGAATGTATTTAAAATTAATGCATTTAATTCTGCGATCAGAAACCTATCGCAGTTTAATAAAACTTTGAATGAAGGTTTGAGTGATGGCTCAATCGCAAAGATAAAAGGTGTTGGAAAATCAATCGTCTCTATTCTTAATGAATTAAATTCGAAAGGTGAAGCACAAGTACTGAATGAGTTACGTGAAGAATTTCCCTATACTCTTTATGAACTGACAGCAATTCCGGGACTCGGAGCAAAAAAAATCAAGAAACTTTATGATAGCCTTAAGATCAGCTCGTTTGAGGAACTTGAACAGTCGTGTATTGAAAATCGATTAATAAAAATTTCTGGATTTGGAGAAAAATCTCAAAATTCAATCCTTCAAAGTATTGAGAGAATCCGCACCTATAAGGGACAGATGCTGATGCATAAAGCGTTGGCTTACTCAACTGAATTTGAAGAGAAGTATCTTAAAAAATATGCCGATAAATATTCCATTACTGGGGAATTAAGAAGATCATGTGAGATAATCTCGGCAATAGAGTTTCTGGTTGTCCCTAAAGGTGACCTTATAAAAATTCTTAAAAAGGATTTTGAGTTTGAGTCAGAATCTGCCGAAAAAGTTGAACTGTATAATGGGAAGATAATGATTGCACTACATTTTTCTGACATAGAGAATTTTTATTATAAACTGTTTTTAACAACAGGTTCAGACGTGTTCATAGAGAAGTATACTAGTGAATTATTAAAGGGTGAGAAGTTTAATTCCGAAGAACAAATATTTACAAATGCGGGAGTAAAATTTATTATTCCTCAATTGAGAGATAATATAAATATTGCAATTCGGGATTATGATTTCGCTGAACAATCAGATTTAAAAGGATTATTGCATGTTCATTCCAATTATTCAGATGGAGTGAATTCACTTGAGGAAGTTCAACTTCATTCTGAAAAACTAGGTTATGAATATGTCTTAATTTGCGACCATTCAAAATCTGCTGTGTATGCCAATGGATTAAGTGAAGACCGAGTGAAAATACAGTGGAATGAGATTGACGAGTTAAATAAAAAAAATAAAACAGTTAGACTCTTAAAAGGAATTGAGTGTGATATCCTTGCTGACGGAACTCTTGATTACAGCGATGACTTCCTCAGTAAATTCGATTGTGTGATTGCTTCCGTGCATTCACGATTTAATATTTCTGAAAAAGAAATGACGGATAGAATCTGCAAATCGCTTGAGAATAAACATGTTAAAATTCTTGGGCACTTAACCGGAAGACTTCTCTTAAGCCGAGAAGCATATAAAGTTGACGTAATAAAAGTAATAGAGACTGCAGCTAAATTTCAAAAAGTCATTGAATTAAATTGCGATCCTCATCGGTTGGATCTCGATTGGCGATGGCATCAGTACGCAATTTCAAAGGGAGTCAGAATTGCAATTTGTCCCGATGCTCATAATTTGAAAGGATTTGATAATATTTTGTTCGGTCTGGAAATCGCAAAAAAGGGAGGACTTGAGAAGAAGAACGTAATCAATACTGATAATGCAGAATTGTTTATTAAGAAATATTGTAATTAATATTATTCCGCGGAAACAGGGATTGTTATTAGTGATTATCATAACAAATCAGTTTAATCATAAAAATCTGTGTTCCATTTATTTATAAATTCATAGGAGAAAAAATGAACCTTCAAGATCACATTAGAAATGTACCCGATTTTCCAAAAAAGGGAATCATGTTCAGAGATATCACAACATTGCTGAAAGAAAAAACTGCATTCAAGGAAACTGGTATGAGGTTATTTAGCAGATTTTCTCACCTGCAAGTTGATAAAATTGTTGGGATTGAATCTCGCGGATTTATTTTCGGCGCATTGCTCGCTGAAAAATTAGATGCGGGATTTGTCCCGGTTAGAAAGCCAAAAAAACTACCTGCTGAGACCATCTCTGAAAGTTACTCCCTCGAATATGGAACAGATACACTTGAAATTCACAAAGATGCAATTCTACCAGGCGAGAAAGTACTTATCCACGATGATTTGCTTGCAACCGGTGGTACAGCAGAAGCGGTCGTAAAGATGGTGGAAAAACTTGGCGGCGAAGTTGTCGGAGTTTTATTTTTAGTCGAACTGGCTTTCCTCAAAGGAAGAGAAAAATTAAAAAAATATAAAGTGGAATCACTTGTAGAGTATGATTCTGAATAATAAAGAAATTGGGAGCTTAATGACATGATAAAGACTATTTTGTGTTGTCTTTTGATATGTGTTCCGGTTATTGCACAAATAACTCAAAAACCATCCAACCCTCTCGCTCATACTTTCTCAATCGTTGCTCGAGATCCGAATACAGGTGAAATTGGTATTGCGGTTCAGTCGCATTGGTTCTCGGTTGGCTCGATTGTATCATGGGCCGAAGCTGGTGTTGGTGCTGTTGCAACTCAATCGTTTGTCAACGTTTCCTTTGGAAGACGTGGACTTGAATTACTCAAGCAGGGCAGAGCTCCGCAAGAAGCATTGGATGAACTAATAACAACCGATGAAGGACGAGAGTATCGTCAAGTTGCAATCATTGATAAAGAGGGAAGAGTTTCCGCTTACACTGGAAAACTATGTATTAAAGATGCTTCACA carries:
- a CDS encoding tRNA dihydrouridine synthase DusB, which translates into the protein ESIKIFDVAKMVEQVGAKAITIHCRTRSQGHKGDPDWNWIPRVKEMVNIPVILNGGVLGPEDAERAFNETDCDAVMIARGAIANPWIFAQTKQLLLTGKYDDEVSIYQRIDLMVEHLRLSCESKGERRGVLEFRKYYSGYLKGFYNSAKLRSELMSFLTIKDVVEHLEAFRSIIQQNYDQFDQNKQQVLNP
- a CDS encoding histidinol-phosphatase, yielding MELKEALKHLEEISFYFELKGENVFKINAFNSAIRNLSQFNKTLNEGLSDGSIAKIKGVGKSIVSILNELNSKGEAQVLNELREEFPYTLYELTAIPGLGAKKIKKLYDSLKISSFEELEQSCIENRLIKISGFGEKSQNSILQSIERIRTYKGQMLMHKALAYSTEFEEKYLKKYADKYSITGELRRSCEIISAIEFLVVPKGDLIKILKKDFEFESESAEKVELYNGKIMIALHFSDIENFYYKLFLTTGSDVFIEKYTSELLKGEKFNSEEQIFTNAGVKFIIPQLRDNINIAIRDYDFAEQSDLKGLLHVHSNYSDGVNSLEEVQLHSEKLGYEYVLICDHSKSAVYANGLSEDRVKIQWNEIDELNKKNKTVRLLKGIECDILADGTLDYSDDFLSKFDCVIASVHSRFNISEKEMTDRICKSLENKHVKILGHLTGRLLLSREAYKVDVIKVIETAAKFQKVIELNCDPHRLDLDWRWHQYAISKGVRIAICPDAHNLKGFDNILFGLEIAKKGGLEKKNVINTDNAELFIKKYCN
- a CDS encoding adenine phosphoribosyltransferase: MNLQDHIRNVPDFPKKGIMFRDITTLLKEKTAFKETGMRLFSRFSHLQVDKIVGIESRGFIFGALLAEKLDAGFVPVRKPKKLPAETISESYSLEYGTDTLEIHKDAILPGEKVLIHDDLLATGGTAEAVVKMVEKLGGEVVGVLFLVELAFLKGREKLKKYKVESLVEYDSE